One Paenibacillus riograndensis SBR5 DNA segment encodes these proteins:
- a CDS encoding sensor histidine kinase, translated as MITILLLILLPMTFAGCYFYWNISQILTKNANDNLSLLIRQTNDNIEKSFQIIDNTSLHFLANKTIRTWSIEDVSLGDDYYKKFLNKSEMEEDLKYSLMFNNAWNISLLSTAYVFFDKDNYISVLKSQPNIEQINKNNLAVFHSVNGRVRGKEIITPSYEDRTLYFTRIVSNINLPQQRLVLIFGTDEADLADQYSGLLAFPGAMAYIIDNRGAIYSSADKQELGSIVSPAVFALKDNAEVREVKLNHESYLTVSRSIGTTGLTFIAGIPKKQVLSKLSESMRNYIRIIALIAFVSLAAGVLLSLRFTRVIRDLLRSIHKVKKGDYNVRMPAYKNVELNQLSTTFNRMTEEINYLIKEVYEKHLLIKESEIKFLQAQINPHFLFNTLITIGYKAKLSKDETVYKMVTSLTELLQAGIYSNSLAKVPIRQELDVIQFYLYLQKERFEDKIEYTIHIEDETILDLLLPKLSVEPLVENAVVHGVEKKLGKGIIHIRIYRRNESVYFEITDNGNGFEVVPRNWSNFESITIRKQGHNNIGLINTQKRVKLIYGEPYGIEVESEFGAGAKVTLHIPADQGELSHV; from the coding sequence GTGATAACTATCCTTCTTCTGATTCTCCTCCCGATGACGTTCGCCGGCTGCTATTTCTATTGGAACATCTCCCAGATTCTGACGAAGAATGCCAACGATAATCTGTCTCTTCTGATCCGCCAGACCAATGACAATATCGAGAAATCCTTTCAGATTATCGATAACACCTCCCTGCATTTCCTCGCTAATAAAACGATAAGAACCTGGTCAATCGAGGATGTGTCCCTGGGAGACGACTACTACAAAAAATTTCTCAATAAAAGTGAAATGGAAGAGGACCTGAAATACAGCCTTATGTTCAACAACGCCTGGAATATCAGCCTGCTGTCAACGGCTTATGTTTTTTTTGATAAGGACAATTACATATCCGTTTTGAAGTCACAGCCCAATATTGAACAAATTAACAAAAACAATCTCGCTGTCTTTCATTCCGTTAACGGCAGGGTTCGGGGCAAGGAAATTATCACGCCAAGCTACGAGGACCGTACCCTCTACTTCACACGAATCGTGTCCAATATCAACCTTCCCCAGCAGCGCCTTGTGCTGATTTTCGGCACGGATGAGGCAGATTTAGCGGACCAATATTCCGGGCTGCTCGCCTTTCCGGGTGCTATGGCTTACATCATTGATAACCGGGGAGCCATCTATTCCAGTGCCGATAAGCAGGAGCTGGGTTCTATCGTTTCTCCCGCCGTCTTCGCGCTGAAAGACAATGCCGAAGTAAGGGAAGTCAAGCTTAACCATGAAAGCTACCTGACCGTTTCCCGCAGCATCGGCACCACCGGGCTTACTTTCATTGCAGGCATTCCTAAGAAGCAAGTACTCTCCAAGTTGTCCGAGAGCATGCGTAATTACATTCGGATCATCGCTCTGATTGCTTTCGTATCCCTTGCAGCAGGCGTCCTGTTATCTCTTCGCTTTACCCGGGTCATCCGTGATCTGCTGCGGAGTATCCATAAGGTCAAGAAAGGTGATTACAACGTAAGAATGCCGGCCTACAAAAATGTGGAGCTCAACCAGCTCAGTACCACCTTCAACAGAATGACGGAAGAAATCAATTATCTCATCAAGGAAGTTTATGAGAAGCACCTGCTGATCAAAGAGTCGGAGATCAAATTTTTGCAAGCGCAGATCAATCCCCACTTTCTGTTCAACACGTTAATTACCATTGGCTACAAAGCCAAATTGTCCAAAGATGAGACCGTTTACAAAATGGTAACGTCCCTTACAGAGCTGCTGCAGGCAGGTATTTATTCGAATAGTCTGGCTAAGGTTCCGATTCGTCAGGAACTGGATGTTATCCAATTTTATCTTTATCTGCAGAAAGAAAGGTTTGAGGATAAAATTGAGTATACAATCCATATTGAGGACGAGACCATACTGGATCTGTTGCTTCCCAAGCTGAGTGTCGAACCCCTGGTGGAAAATGCTGTGGTTCACGGTGTGGAAAAAAAGCTGGGCAAAGGAATCATCCACATCCGCATTTACCGCAGAAACGAATCGGTCTATTTTGAGATCACGGACAATGGCAATGGATTTGAGGTTGTTCCCCGAAATTGGAGTAATTTCGAAAGTATCACCATTCGCAAACAAGGCCACAACAATATTGGCCTGATCAACACGCAAAAACGGGTCAAGCTGATCTATGGCGAGCCTTATGGAATTGAGGTAGAGAGCGAATTTGGGGCAGGAGCCAAAGTTACCCTTCACATACCTGCAGATCAGGGGGAGCTATCGCATGTATAA
- a CDS encoding carbohydrate ABC transporter permease produces MVRKNKGYITLFLLPTVVLFIVVYAVSIVILFGTSFTEWSSGRKPVFIGLANYIQLFTDDSDFRKSFLNTGLWVLLQSTIHVAIGTAFAIILNMKEFYWKFARTVYMFPNIISGAAVGMLFLCMLNPDFGAVNSIVRLFGHADYAQNWFMDYTTAFFSVTMTWLPYAAVVTILILAEIAAIPDSLFESARIDGASELKIIFYIILPMLRNIIGTCVILAGTSMLQKMDIIMMTTGGGPGNETMNLPIYIYKTALMENNFGYSNSVGVFLIGFGLVFVLLCRNLFRIGSSQN; encoded by the coding sequence ATGGTTAGGAAAAACAAAGGATACATTACGCTGTTTCTGTTGCCGACGGTTGTACTATTTATTGTTGTCTATGCCGTATCGATTGTCATACTGTTCGGCACATCCTTTACAGAATGGTCGTCCGGACGAAAACCGGTTTTTATCGGACTGGCCAACTATATTCAACTGTTTACGGATGATTCTGATTTTCGTAAAAGTTTTCTGAATACGGGTCTCTGGGTTTTGCTCCAGTCGACAATCCATGTCGCTATCGGTACCGCGTTCGCAATTATTCTCAATATGAAGGAATTCTACTGGAAGTTTGCGCGGACGGTTTACATGTTTCCCAATATCATCTCGGGCGCAGCCGTGGGTATGCTGTTTTTGTGCATGCTCAATCCTGATTTTGGTGCGGTGAACAGCATTGTCCGCTTGTTCGGCCATGCGGATTACGCTCAGAACTGGTTTATGGATTACACAACCGCCTTCTTCTCAGTCACAATGACCTGGCTGCCCTATGCGGCTGTCGTCACTATACTGATTCTGGCCGAGATTGCGGCGATTCCAGACAGCCTGTTTGAATCGGCGCGTATCGATGGGGCCAGCGAGCTGAAGATCATTTTTTATATCATCCTTCCTATGCTGCGCAATATTATTGGTACCTGTGTGATTCTTGCCGGAACAAGTATGCTGCAGAAGATGGATATTATTATGATGACGACGGGCGGCGGACCCGGCAATGAAACCATGAATCTGCCCATTTATATTTACAAGACCGCACTCATGGAGAACAACTTCGGTTATTCCAATTCGGTGGGTGTCTTCCTAATCGGCTTTGGCTTGGTCTTTGTCCTGCTGTGCCGAAATCTGTTCAGAATAGGCAGCTCCCAAAACTGA
- a CDS encoding ABC transporter substrate-binding protein yields the protein MRKPLFKTSCTLASTLILALSVSACGSQNSPENSGTSATAASTASGQANDAPAAKAPVKISYLTFRVGTHASAKLEEEQIKQFNAKYSNEVEVVVEEIPSDSAYEDKLKILAVSGDVPDVVMGKNGINDILIKGNLVTPFNDYLDKDPEWKAEVGEAALAANTRDGKVWSISDQKQNIGYFYNKEMFEKAGIKPAQTWDEFMSNNEKLKAAGFVPLALMTGENAWTTNLILAALVGTNGEAGNTFMNTLHPTDFNTPEMIQALNMMKTMLEKYTTKDALGAGYANAANAFSQNKAAMIANGPWMIGDFSDSTKSSEGFDKKVGVAAYPNNSLISTYEVGYMIGAKTPETRDAAEKFIRFKTGIEGQTIALEYGNVMPVSDKIQPSDALKQKYPLFVESIKLAQETQVHYQSFDSIVYPNITDAWKSLYPKLVFGQSTAEEIAKELTEIAAKHK from the coding sequence TTGAGAAAGCCATTGTTCAAAACAAGCTGTACCTTAGCCAGCACTCTGATTCTGGCCCTGTCCGTTTCGGCATGCGGATCGCAGAATTCACCGGAGAACAGCGGGACATCCGCAACCGCTGCATCAACCGCCTCGGGTCAGGCAAACGATGCTCCCGCTGCCAAGGCACCGGTGAAAATTTCCTATCTTACCTTCCGGGTAGGTACCCATGCGTCAGCCAAGCTGGAGGAAGAACAGATTAAGCAGTTTAATGCCAAGTATAGCAACGAAGTGGAGGTTGTGGTTGAAGAAATTCCAAGTGACTCCGCATATGAGGATAAGTTGAAGATTCTGGCAGTCTCCGGTGATGTTCCGGATGTCGTCATGGGCAAAAACGGAATCAATGACATCCTGATTAAAGGGAATCTTGTAACCCCTTTCAATGACTATCTGGACAAGGACCCGGAATGGAAAGCAGAGGTTGGGGAAGCGGCGCTCGCTGCCAATACCCGGGACGGAAAGGTCTGGTCCATAAGCGATCAGAAGCAGAATATCGGGTACTTCTACAACAAGGAAATGTTTGAAAAGGCGGGAATCAAGCCGGCGCAAACTTGGGATGAATTCATGAGCAACAATGAGAAGCTCAAAGCGGCGGGCTTCGTTCCGCTTGCGTTGATGACAGGAGAAAACGCCTGGACGACCAACCTGATTCTGGCTGCCCTTGTGGGCACAAACGGGGAGGCAGGCAATACGTTCATGAACACGCTGCATCCCACCGATTTTAATACGCCTGAAATGATTCAGGCGCTCAACATGATGAAGACGATGCTGGAGAAATACACGACCAAGGATGCGCTGGGTGCCGGTTATGCCAATGCAGCGAACGCTTTCTCCCAGAACAAGGCGGCTATGATTGCCAATGGTCCCTGGATGATTGGAGACTTTAGCGACTCGACCAAATCAAGTGAAGGTTTCGATAAAAAAGTGGGTGTCGCAGCCTATCCGAACAACAGCCTAATCTCCACCTATGAGGTTGGCTATATGATCGGAGCCAAAACACCGGAAACCCGCGACGCCGCTGAGAAATTCATCCGCTTCAAGACGGGGATAGAAGGACAGACCATCGCGCTTGAATACGGGAATGTGATGCCGGTATCCGATAAGATTCAGCCTTCGGATGCTCTGAAGCAGAAATATCCGCTTTTTGTTGAATCCATAAAATTGGCCCAAGAGACGCAGGTTCATTACCAATCCTTTGACTCTATTGTCTATCCCAACATAACCGATGCCTGGAAGAGCCTTTATCCAAAACTGGTATTTGGTCAATCAACAGCAGAGGAGATTGCCAAAGAGCTGACGGAAATTGCAGCCAAGCATAAATAA